The genome window GTGTCATAGCAATCTACTATTAACTCACAGAGGGTTCCTGAGGTCCACAGTAGCAATGACTCCACCTTCACTCCCAGTCAGTGCTTGAGTATCGCTAACAAAAACACAGCTAGATAGAGCAGTTTTTCCAACCTCACACGAAAATATCTGCGTGCATGTGGATGAACTCTATTACTCGATAGAGACAAACATACAGTTTCCTTGTTTCTGACATCACAGCCCCTCAGCATACCATCCTCACAGGCCAATAACAGCAGCTTGCCAGCGGTGTCACATTCTGGTTCTAGATGGTTGGTGAGATAACGAagagtatatacacacactggTTGCCATTACCCATGGGAGGAGCCGAGCTGGTCTCAGGTAGTACCCCAGACATGCCCAGGGCGCAGGTATTGATGGACCACTGTGTGGAGCCCATTGTGGCAAGGTTAGATCCAGAGCCACAGTCCCACAGCTTAGCAGTACCATCACTGGAAACAGCTACAGAAGTGAGGGTGATAGCCTACCATAATGATATCTTTTGGTGAACCTCACATATGATATTCCTGCCGCGATCAATAATGGCGATGTCAGTGATTCCTGGGGGAAACCATAAATAATAAAaatagtcacacacacacacacattgaagTTAATTAGTACCTCGAGAGTGTCCCACAAAAGTTCTGGGGCACGATCCATCGAGGGTAGACCATATCTTAAGCCGAAGGTCAGCCCCTCCACTCAACACAACCATACCAGAGGGGAAGAAACGACAGCTGTACACATCACCAACATGGCCCTCCAGGGACCGCTGAAAGCAAGAGACAATCTTATAACTTAAAACTGTTATATAGCCTCGTGAATGTCCGAGAAAATTGGCCTAGGAATGAGGCTAAGTAGCTGCTCACTCTGGTTTCCCCGGTGTCAGCATCCCAGACCCACAGCTGTCCCTCCTCTGATGAGCACACTCCAAAACCACCACTAGCAGACACGTCCCCGCACAGCAACTAAGACAATAATACGGAGGTGAGACGGTTGAAATACAATACCTATAAACTAATTGAATAAGGGATTCACTGTTTTGTCGTGAAGATGCATCACTCTCCTAGGCCGCACAAATCTGGTGGTCATCTTTGCCTCAGGGCACTCAACGGTGATGGAATGCTGCAAAAACCATACAAGTGATAATTGAGATCACAGATTAATTCGACACTCACTGAGTTATGATCTCGGATAATAAAGGAGCCATCGTGTTGCTGTTTTGACGTTGGCTTTGACAGGCTGCCATGGAGTGTCTTCTCACCAGGTCTTCGACAGGACACCCAGAATTTGCCATTACTGTCACAATTATAGTTAAGTGTTCCCACACACAAATTTAAATCATAGCAACATCACCTGGACACCTCATCCCAGTTGCATTGTATGTTCATGGAAGGGGATGAAGCAATGATGACTTCCTCTGCAGCATTCATTCCTCAGCTAGAAGTACAGTAGCTAGGTGTGCTGATGTTGCATATCTATCCAGACACGTGGCTGCCTGGTAACGCCTTTCTAAGTGTGTGCTTTCCTCCCCTTTGTCTACTGCTCCTTCATTGCTATTCTCTCCCCTTTGTCTACTGATATACCTGTAAGGAGGCATGGAGCCAGTCTACCTGCGGCTGTCTTGTGCGGTGCAGAATTATGTGTGGGGGAAGGTTGGGTGTGGGAGTGAGGTGGCTCTCCTGAAGAGGGGTGGTGATCACGTTGGGAGCAACCAGTTCACTGTAGACGAAAAGGAACATTACGCTGAGGTGAGGAATGTATTCCGGGAAGAAACCTATTAATGAAATGGTGTATGGTTTCCACGGCTACTATTGATCATGCCGTACaacacccaccccctcagcTATGGATGGGGACTCACAAGAAGGGACCAGCTCGAATTGCATGCCCTCAATCTTCACACGGTCAGCTTCTCAGCGAATGGCTGCAAACAAACCAGTGGGCGTTAGGTCGAGAAGTTTTTGCCGAGTTTGGTAGTCAGCTTCCATTCCTACTGAAAGTGCTCTCCATCAATAAAGCCCTCTCGATTCAAGCTCATCCAACCAAGTCCCATGCTGAGCAGCTGCACGCATCCTTTCCTGACAAATACCCAGATCCAAATCACAAACCAGAAATGGCAATTGCTGTGAGTGAGTTTATAGGCTTCTGTGGGTTTCGATCCTTTAATGAGATACGGAGGTTTGTGGCTACCATTCCTGAGCTTCAAAGAGTTGTGGGCAGAGAGAGCTGTGAGGCAATGACTTCCTTGCCAGAGAGTGGAGACACCAAGGCTGCTTTGAGATCAGTGTTCATTGGACTCATGGGAAGTGATGTGAATACTATCCAGAAGGAACTGGGACTGCTGATCTCACGACTGGACGACCCAGACAGTAACCAAGGTAGTGATAGCGCAGTGTTTCATCTTGCATACACCTTATGGTTATGGTATTGTGTTGGTTATGGTATTGTGTTGGTTAGGGTATTGTGTTGGTTAGGGTATTGTGTATTGTGTTGGTTTAATGGTATTGTGTGGTACTCAATTTCCTGTAATGTACCTATACAGacatgtaggtacatgacCATGTTGCTCACCCCTAAGTCTGTATCGCACTATATTTCACTTGGTCTGTTGCTGTAAAGCATATTAGcatattacataattatgtattgcaGATATCCCAGCTCAAGAGAGGGATCTTTTGCGTCGTTTGAGCAGCCAGTTTCCAGGAGACATTGGCTGTTTCTGTGTGTTCTTCCTCAACTTCCTCCAGCTGCAACCCGGGGAGGCTATCTACCTCGCTCCCAATGAGCCACATGCCTACCTCTATGGCGGTGAGTTCTTGCCAACTTAAGCGGTGACTCTCAAATGTGCGTGCTCATACTTGAGCTTAGAGTAGCCAATTTCAAAAAATACTAATTCTGGTAGCTCTCAGGGAGTTGAATGTCATAGATCAAAGGGTCAAATTGTGACTAGGACAACAAAGGCAGCATTAGATAGAtttgtgtgtacataattattgttggctTGCTTACAATTCTTCTTACCTTTTACTTCACTCCGGAGTGGCCCTTGTTATTAAATAGATCTCCTCATCTACAGATATTGTAGAGTGTATGGCATGCAGTGACAATGTGGTACGTGCTGGACTAACCATCAAGTTCCGAGACAAGGACACTCTCTGTCAGATGCTAACTTATGAGATGCGGTCACCAGATGAGAGCAAGTTCCAGCCTCAGCAGCACCCCACCCTCCCCCACACTCTGTTGTATGACCCACCCACTCCCGAGTTTGCTGTACTCAGGATTACCATCCCCTCTAGCACCACTGAACTGGAGCTACCACCTATTTCAGGCATGCTTTGTGTGCTGTGATGTTTCTTGTTATTGAAAACAAAGCAATTAACAAACGATTTTCTACACGTGCCCTCTTTTGTACCCCAACAAgttctgtatgtacatgcaattaatTGTGTTTGCATACCAAGCTATATAAGTACGAGCTCTTGTGAGTGTATTTAATCATGACATCATCTTTTTCTCACGTGCAGGTCCCAGTATACTGATAGTTGTGTCTGGGTGTATGGAGGTCTCATGCAGCAATGGCTGTAGAGAGAAGCTGAACaagggtgtgtgcgtgtttctACCTACAGATACTGCCATTAAACTACATCCTATGATTAGCGAGGACATGCTCGTGTTTCAAGCTTACTGCTCTAGGTAGCTGTTAGGTTGTCTCAACTTTACGTTCATTAGttattaattattgttatcaTAATTCTAATTCTGTTTATATATAAAAATACTTGTGGTGACTGGTGAAAATGATGGGGTACAAAAAAGTGGATGAAAAATAATAATGCCAAACAGATATAAATTCAGTCTATATTATAATAAAAACACTCAACAGTGACAACAGTGATACaacacacagtgaacacataATAGACAATGCTGAAGAGTCatcattgtcattgtcattTCCTGGGTCAGGTTCAGTGTCCTCCGGGGGTGCCCTACTAGTGCTCACCACACTGACCACAACTTCTGGTGTTCGAATGTCTGTGGCTAAGCTTTCTGTCTCTGTCGTTCCCTCGGCGATCTCAATAATTCCAATCGTACCCAATGCTCCTTCTGTGGGGGCTTCTTCAGTTGTGCTGTTGCTGACATTTTGATTGTCCTCATCACTCAAAGGCCAATATTTAGAGAATTCTTCAGATGACGGTTGGTTCCTTTCAGGATTATATTCCTTTTGATGTGAGACACCCCCACTGGAGGGATGTGGGCCCTGTTCTATATCTCCATACCCAGACGAGGGACTGCCTGAACCGGACCCAGATCCAGAGCCAGATCCACTCCCACTCCCACTAGAGAGCATGGCACAATCTATGAGTGCAGGTCTCCCACAGTCCTCGTCATCACTGTCGCTGCACAAACTCCTATACTCTAGTACTTGATCGATTTCAGCTTTCATTTCTTGCAGCTTGGACAGTGTTGAATTGTATAGCATGTATGACTCGAGGGGTTCTCTCGAAAATGCAGTGTTGTTCACTTGCTCTGCTTTCGATTTTCCAACAAGAGGCTCGTCATAGCTACAGGGAAACAACGAACATTTGTAGACACAGAGTCTGTAAATGGTGTATTATGTTGGTTAACCAACACAACCATGCATTAGTGGTTTGAAATTGGGAGCAGCTGGACACATAATTGGATCATCCGCTGCTACAAAAGTTAAAACACCAAACAGATGTCTCAACAAACCGTCAGGTGTGGAATTAATTACTGtaaaaccatacaaataatACCAAACACTTGAGTATATTGTGTGTGGGAAGACAAGTGGTTGGATGACCAATTTTAAACAGGCCCACTTGAAACACGACACCGAGCTTTGATAGTGGCTCAATAATTAGAGTGACAGTGAAACCCAAGAAATTTAATTGTTTACTACATAATTTAATTCCCAGTGAATGGACTCTATACATCCTGCACATTCACTTACTCTCCTAGTCCCTTTCCTGTCCAGCACTGCTTGTTTAGAGAGTGGGTAATGGCATGAGTCTTACTGAGGTAGCACATCTCTTGTGGGATGACAGGGAGGAGATTTTGAAAAATTTCCAGACACTTCCTCTCGTTGGAGAATGCTACAGAGACAGAGTTATCAGACAGGTCAACGTTAGGGTTGAAAGAAGTTCCTGATCGATCGTCTAAGTCAGTACTGATTGGCTGAGAGAATCTCGATCTTCGAGAGCGAGTGCGAGCCCCTGAGGATGTTGTATCCTCTTGAGAGGTGGTTGTGGTTGTTGTTGTTGCAGGAATGCATTCTTTACCTGCCTGCAAAAATTTAAACAAATGAACGACTGACTAATAGTATTTTATGATTCTCCAAACTTACTAGATACTCCAAACTACTTTGACGTCTGAACTCTGTGATCATTGTGACGAACCTCTTCAACAGATTAGTAACGATAGCGTCTGGGTTGAGGCTGGAGTCAATGTCTCTTGACAGATCGTTGAATGATGTACTAAAGCTGCTGAAATCATCGAAGATATCTGAAACATCAGCGAAGCATCCTCTGATTGTGTTCAAGCAAAGATTCAAACAAGGGGGGAACTTGATGTACCCTCCACAAAATGCACAGTGCTTCATTCTCGTGAGTGCAGTCAAACAAGAGGACGAAAATTGGTGCCTTTTTACGACTGAAGTAATAACCTCGTTTGCC of Halichondria panicea chromosome 9, odHalPani1.1, whole genome shotgun sequence contains these proteins:
- the LOC135341512 gene encoding proteasomal ATPase-associated factor 1-like, which produces MNAAEEVIIASSPSMNIQCNWDEVSSNGKFWVSCRRPGEKTLHGSLSKPTSKQQHDGSFIIRDHNSHSITVECPEAKMTTRFVRPRRVMHLHDKTLLCGDVSASGGFGVCSSEEGQLWVWDADTGETRRSLEGHVGDVYSCRFFPSGMVVLSGGADLRLKIWSTLDGSCPRTFVGHSRGITDIAIIDRGRNIISVSSDGTAKLWDCGSGSNLATMGSTQWSINTCALGMSGVLPETSSAPPMEPECDTAGKLLLLACEDGMLRGCDVRNKETIFSCEVGKTALSSCVFVSDTQALTGSEGGVIATVDLRNPLTPVKRTSFGTSSVTSLSLLSGNRAISGMSDGNCVVWGLDESHLTVTKLTGPDVDPITSIRASVGKLFTTCRDSCVRVYESADVS
- the LOC135341509 gene encoding mannose-6-phosphate isomerase-like, translating into MEPVYLRLSCAVQNYVWGKVGCGSEVALLKRGGDHVGSNQFTVDEKEHYAELWMGTHKKGPARIACPQSSHGQLLSEWLQTNQWALGREVFAEFGSQLPFLLKVLSINKALSIQAHPTKSHAEQLHASFPDKYPDPNHKPEMAIAVSEFIGFCGFRSFNEIRRFVATIPELQRVVGRESCEAMTSLPESGDTKAALRSVFIGLMGSDVNTIQKELGLLISRLDDPDSNQDIPAQERDLLRRLSSQFPGDIGCFCVFFLNFLQLQPGEAIYLAPNEPHAYLYGDIVECMACSDNVVRAGLTIKFRDKDTLCQMLTYEMRSPDESKFQPQQHPTLPHTLLYDPPTPEFAVLRITIPSSTTELELPPISGPSILIVVSGCMEVSCSNGCREKLNKGVCVFLPTDTAIKLHPMISEDMLVFQAYCSR